In Caldisericia bacterium, a genomic segment contains:
- the fdrA gene encoding acyl-CoA synthetase FdrA, with product MFLKGAILKGRYYDSITLMSVAKELRNLEGVEEILIVMGTQQNKLILKSLDMYINEFDEARDNELLIAVKTSNEKLCDEVISKAQDLLSTRTIERKEEHKYEPKSLDSALKILPNSNIALISVPGQFAAYEAMNALRKGLHVMIFSDNVPFEKAYEIKKYGREKGLLVMGPGCGTAIINGAPLGFANVINRGDIGIVSSGGTGLQEVCCIITNMGGGISQAIGTGGDDVKKHFEGMSFITGLEALIEDNDTKVIVLISKPPDLEVLEKIGEVIKKSKKPIIGAFLGVEKEIIKNYGAIPAQNLEEAALLAISYSKGIPWSFFLEKIKETENMLMEKAKIVSKTFTDEQKFFRGLFQGGTLAYENQVILKNFVKTLYSNVPLKSNIKLENPWFSKEHTVIDFGDEFFTVGRLHPQLNYELRNQRILSEARDKSVAIIYLDIVIGFGTNPDPKSELLPVLLEIKKTSNVLIIITITGTDKDPQNKKDLIESFKNLGIEVFERNATASKFAGYILKFIGG from the coding sequence ATGTTTTTAAAAGGTGCTATTTTAAAAGGAAGATATTATGATTCAATAACATTAATGTCTGTTGCAAAAGAATTAAGAAATTTAGAAGGTGTAGAAGAAATATTAATTGTAATGGGTACACAACAAAATAAATTAATTTTGAAGTCCTTAGATATGTATATTAATGAATTTGATGAAGCAAGAGATAACGAATTATTAATAGCAGTTAAAACATCAAATGAAAAATTATGTGATGAAGTAATTTCTAAAGCACAAGATTTACTTTCTACAAGAACTATCGAAAGAAAAGAAGAACATAAATATGAGCCAAAAAGTTTAGATAGTGCTTTGAAAATTTTACCAAATTCTAATATAGCATTAATATCTGTTCCGGGTCAATTTGCTGCTTATGAAGCAATGAATGCATTGAGAAAAGGACTTCATGTAATGATATTTTCAGATAATGTTCCATTTGAAAAAGCGTATGAAATAAAAAAATATGGAAGAGAAAAAGGTCTTCTTGTTATGGGCCCAGGTTGTGGCACAGCTATAATTAATGGGGCTCCACTTGGGTTTGCAAATGTTATAAATAGAGGAGATATTGGTATTGTTTCTTCTGGAGGTACAGGCTTGCAAGAAGTTTGTTGTATTATAACAAACATGGGAGGAGGAATATCACAAGCAATTGGTACTGGAGGAGATGATGTTAAAAAACATTTTGAAGGAATGTCTTTTATAACTGGACTTGAGGCTTTAATAGAAGATAATGATACAAAAGTTATAGTTTTAATTTCAAAACCACCAGATCTTGAGGTTCTCGAAAAAATAGGCGAAGTTATTAAAAAGTCTAAAAAGCCAATTATAGGGGCCTTTTTGGGAGTTGAAAAGGAAATTATAAAAAATTATGGTGCAATTCCAGCACAAAATCTTGAAGAAGCTGCTTTACTTGCAATAAGTTATTCAAAAGGTATACCATGGAGCTTTTTTTTAGAAAAAATTAAAGAAACTGAAAATATGTTAATGGAAAAAGCAAAAATAGTATCGAAAACTTTTACTGATGAACAAAAATTTTTTAGAGGTTTATTTCAAGGAGGAACCCTTGCATATGAAAATCAAGTCATATTAAAAAATTTTGTCAAAACTCTATATTCAAATGTTCCATTAAAATCTAACATTAAATTGGAAAACCCATGGTTTAGTAAAGAACACACAGTTATTGATTTTGGAGATGAGTTTTTTACAGTTGGTAGACTACATCCACAACTAAATTATGAATTGAGGAATCAAAGAATTTTATCTGAAGCGAGAGATAAAAGCGTAGCTATAATATATCTTGATATAGTGATAGGATTTGGCACAAATCCAGATCCAAAGTCAGAATTATTACCAGTTTTATTAGAGATAAAAAAGACGAGCAATGTTCTTATTATAATTACTATAACAGGAACTGATAAAGATCCACAAAATAAAAAGGATTTAATAGAATCATTTAAAAATTTAGGTATTGAAGTTTTTGAAAGAAATGCCACAGCATCTAAATTTGCTGGTTATATTTTAAAATTTATAGGAGGTTAA
- a CDS encoding ABC transporter permease, whose translation MNTSNYQLIIITLLSVAVRSGTVILFPTIGEIFTERSGVLNLGLEGIMLISAFVAFIVAFYSNNPYIGFLIGILTGGIISLLHSYICITLYGNQVVSGLAISIFGSGFTNFYGSNFANLKLDNPLKSFPIPYLSKIPIIGQIFFNQDIIVYFSYILVPVMWFLLYKTKIGINLRAVGENAIAANAMGVDVYKTRYLWTIFGGLLAGAGGSYLTVGYAPFWMDGITAGRGWIAVALVIFSMWNPLISIIGAYLFGSLDALQFQLQVMGTKIAPSFLAMIPYLTTLIIIIITTVVLRVKRIGVPKELGKPFFKEEK comes from the coding sequence ATGAATACATCAAATTATCAATTAATAATAATAACATTGCTTTCTGTTGCAGTAAGATCTGGCACAGTTATTCTTTTTCCGACAATTGGTGAGATTTTTACAGAAAGATCAGGAGTGTTAAATCTAGGTTTAGAGGGTATTATGTTAATTAGCGCATTTGTAGCTTTTATTGTTGCCTTTTATTCAAATAATCCATATATTGGTTTTTTAATAGGAATTTTAACTGGCGGAATTATATCATTACTTCACTCGTATATTTGTATAACACTTTACGGTAATCAAGTAGTTAGTGGTTTAGCAATTTCAATTTTTGGTTCAGGTTTTACAAATTTTTACGGTAGCAATTTTGCTAATTTAAAATTAGACAATCCTCTAAAATCATTTCCTATACCTTATCTTTCTAAAATCCCAATAATAGGTCAAATATTTTTTAATCAAGATATTATTGTTTATTTTTCTTATATTCTAGTTCCTGTAATGTGGTTTCTTCTATACAAAACAAAAATTGGAATAAATTTAAGAGCAGTAGGTGAGAATGCAATTGCTGCAAATGCAATGGGAGTTGATGTATATAAAACTAGATATTTATGGACAATTTTTGGAGGTTTACTAGCAGGGGCTGGTGGTTCATATTTAACAGTAGGTTATGCTCCTTTTTGGATGGATGGAATTACTGCTGGAAGAGGTTGGATTGCAGTAGCTTTGGTTATATTTTCTATGTGGAATCCCTTAATATCAATAATTGGTGCGTATTTATTTGGGAGTCTTGATGCTTTACAATTTCAACTTCAAGTTATGGGCACTAAAATAGCTCCTTCCTTTTTGGCTATGATACCCTATCTTACTACATTGATAATAATAATTATTACAACAGTAGTCCTGAGAGTTAAAAGAATTGGTGTGCCAAAAGAATTAGGCAAGCCTTTCTTTAAAGAAGAGAAATAA
- a CDS encoding ABC transporter permease has translation MIKVIKREKIPQKLLIIIPIISILVGLIIGAIAMIIVKINPLIVYKAIILGAFGSWYAFTETLVFTTPLILLSVGLIMAYKISFWNIGAFGQYILGAIFSSYFALFGPQNLSRLITLTIMVLLGLLGGAFWAAIPAFLKTYWDVNEVLSTLLLNYIALNILRYLMYGTWKDPSHIGFPLSRRFEVNAQLPRIIPNSRVNLGLLFGIIAALLIWFILKKTKFGYRISVIGGNPIAAKYAGINVINDTIICIMISGALSGLAGMVQVSGVLHLLQIEINPYYGYTAIIIAWLANLNPIVSIFVSYFFGAMISGAYLIQLTMKVPIGISSLIQSSIFFVLIGSRFLINYKVVFEKRSKK, from the coding sequence ATGATAAAAGTTATTAAAAGAGAAAAAATTCCTCAGAAATTATTAATCATTATTCCAATAATTTCGATTTTAGTTGGACTTATTATAGGTGCTATTGCTATGATTATTGTTAAAATAAACCCTCTTATAGTATATAAAGCTATAATATTAGGAGCTTTTGGCAGCTGGTATGCTTTTACTGAAACTCTTGTATTTACCACACCTTTGATTTTATTATCAGTTGGTTTAATTATGGCTTATAAAATCTCTTTTTGGAATATAGGAGCATTTGGTCAATACATTCTTGGAGCGATTTTTAGTTCTTATTTTGCTCTTTTTGGACCTCAAAATTTATCCAGATTAATTACATTAACAATTATGGTATTGCTAGGACTTTTGGGTGGAGCATTTTGGGCAGCAATTCCTGCCTTTTTAAAAACATATTGGGATGTAAATGAAGTTTTATCAACTCTTTTATTAAATTATATTGCCTTAAACATTCTCAGATATTTAATGTATGGCACTTGGAAAGATCCATCTCATATAGGTTTTCCTCTCTCCAGAAGATTTGAAGTAAATGCTCAACTTCCACGAATTATTCCAAATTCAAGGGTTAATTTAGGTCTTTTATTTGGTATTATAGCTGCTTTACTAATATGGTTTATTCTTAAAAAAACAAAATTTGGATATAGAATTTCAGTCATAGGCGGAAATCCAATAGCAGCTAAATATGCTGGAATAAACGTAATAAACGACACAATTATTTGTATAATGATAAGCGGTGCATTATCTGGTCTTGCTGGCATGGTTCAAGTTTCAGGTGTTCTTCATCTTTTACAAATAGAAATAAACCCATATTATGGATATACTGCCATTATCATAGCATGGCTTGCAAATTTAAATCCAATTGTATCTATATTTGTTTCATATTTTTTTGGAGCGATGATTTCTGGTGCTTATCTTATTCAATTAACCATGAAAGTTCCCATTGGTATTTCATCATTGATTCAGAGTTCTATTTTTTTTGTTTTAATTGGCAGTAGATTTTTAATTAATTATAAAGTTGTATTTGAAAAAAGGAGTAAAAAATGA
- a CDS encoding ABC transporter ATP-binding protein, whose amino-acid sequence MNKIILKATNITKKFPGVLANDHINFELYEGEIHTLLGENGAGKTTFINILDGIYSPDEGEIYIDGKYVRIKSPLDAIRLGIGMIHQHFTLVDNLTVLENIILGLKEQKFIIDKKNIAKRITEISERYNFKINPYTKIWQLTISEQQKVEIIKILYRGIRILILDEPTAVLTPQETKTLFEILKKLKFEGKSIIFISHKLEEVMEISDRITVIRKGKVVGTLNKEEATQKDLAEMMVGREIIFQIEKNPPKIGKEVLRIENLECFNDRGIKTLKKLNLTVHEGEIFGIAGITGNGQEELSEVLAGLRKATNGKIYIFNNEITNFAPIKIIQNKIGYIPADRLKVGLVPILSSIENSILKNFRRKPISNGFLINYTRAKEYTYKLINEYNIMIPNIYAPVKYLSGGNLQKLLLARELSENPILLIAVYPTRGLDVAATEFVRKKLLEVRDKGGAVLLISEDLEELLMISDRIGVIFEGQIVGIVKPEEVDINEIGLMMSGSNLKNLRGEKYDKSY is encoded by the coding sequence ATGAATAAAATTATTTTGAAGGCAACTAACATAACAAAAAAATTCCCTGGAGTTTTGGCAAATGACCATATTAATTTTGAATTATATGAGGGCGAAATTCACACTCTTTTAGGAGAGAATGGTGCTGGAAAAACAACATTTATAAATATATTAGATGGAATATATTCACCAGATGAAGGAGAAATATATATAGATGGAAAATATGTAAGAATTAAATCACCTTTGGATGCAATAAGATTAGGAATAGGAATGATTCATCAACATTTCACTCTTGTTGATAACTTAACAGTGTTAGAAAACATAATATTGGGATTAAAAGAACAAAAGTTTATTATTGATAAAAAAAATATTGCAAAAAGAATTACTGAAATTTCAGAGAGATATAATTTTAAAATTAACCCTTATACGAAAATTTGGCAATTAACAATATCCGAACAACAAAAAGTTGAAATAATAAAAATATTATATAGAGGAATAAGAATCTTAATTTTAGATGAACCAACCGCAGTTCTTACACCCCAAGAAACTAAAACTCTATTTGAAATTTTAAAAAAATTAAAATTCGAAGGTAAATCAATTATTTTTATATCACATAAATTAGAAGAAGTAATGGAGATATCAGATAGAATAACCGTTATAAGAAAAGGAAAAGTTGTTGGTACATTAAATAAAGAAGAGGCAACTCAAAAGGATTTAGCTGAGATGATGGTTGGAAGAGAAATAATTTTCCAAATTGAAAAAAATCCACCTAAAATAGGAAAAGAAGTTCTAAGAATAGAAAATCTTGAATGTTTTAATGATAGAGGAATTAAAACTTTAAAAAAATTGAATTTGACAGTTCATGAAGGAGAAATTTTTGGAATTGCCGGAATAACTGGAAATGGCCAAGAAGAATTATCTGAAGTGTTGGCAGGATTAAGAAAGGCCACTAATGGTAAAATTTATATTTTTAATAATGAAATAACAAATTTTGCACCAATAAAAATTATACAAAATAAAATAGGGTATATTCCCGCTGATAGATTAAAAGTAGGACTTGTACCTATTTTGTCATCAATTGAAAATTCAATTTTGAAAAACTTTAGAAGAAAACCAATCTCAAATGGTTTTTTAATTAATTATACTAGAGCAAAAGAATATACTTACAAATTAATTAATGAATATAATATTATGATCCCTAATATATATGCTCCTGTGAAATATCTTTCTGGTGGAAATTTGCAAAAATTACTTTTAGCAAGAGAACTTTCTGAAAATCCAATTCTACTTATCGCAGTTTATCCAACTAGAGGTTTAGATGTTGCTGCTACAGAATTTGTTAGAAAAAAGTTACTTGAAGTAAGAGATAAAGGTGGAGCAGTTCTCTTAATATCTGAAGACTTAGAAGAACTTCTTATGATTTCTGATAGAATTGGTGTCATTTTTGAAGGTCAAATTGTTGGCATTGTTAAACCTGAAGAAGTTGATATTAATGAAATAGGCTTAATGATGAGTGGTTCAAATTTGAAAAATTTAAGAGGTGAAAAATATGATAAAAGTTATTAA
- a CDS encoding BMP family ABC transporter substrate-binding protein — protein MSKYLKLVSLLILIILSFSLTFGCKPKETKEEKIKVAFVISGTRNDASWNQAHYEGMVYLQHNLPYVETAISEQVPQDAAEKVIRDYASQGYKVIFTCEYGYMDLTLNVAKDFPNTIFMNCSGYKTSTNMSNYFGRMYQADYLSGLIAGKMTKTNKIGCVVSFPIPQMVREINAFTIGARQVNPKAEVHVVWINAWYDPVNVAIATNTLIANGADIIFSLMGEPTATIEAAKKGVYSIGYYYDKSSFAPDYVLTSRVFKWGVFYVDCIKKVKDGTWTNTPYWGGLKEGVVDLAPLGKMVPEDVKTLVEQKKKEIIEGKYDPFMGPIYDQQGNLRVKEGEELPDAEKKSIQWFVQGVVGTIPQGGS, from the coding sequence ATGAGTAAATATTTAAAATTAGTATCATTATTAATTTTAATTATTTTATCATTTTCTTTAACATTTGGATGTAAACCTAAAGAAACAAAAGAAGAAAAAATTAAAGTTGCATTCGTTATCAGTGGAACAAGAAATGATGCTAGTTGGAATCAGGCACATTATGAGGGTATGGTATATTTACAACACAATTTACCTTATGTTGAAACAGCAATTTCTGAACAAGTTCCTCAAGATGCAGCTGAAAAAGTTATTAGAGATTATGCAAGTCAAGGCTATAAAGTCATATTTACATGTGAATATGGTTATATGGATTTAACATTAAATGTTGCAAAGGATTTTCCAAATACAATATTTATGAATTGTTCTGGATATAAAACATCAACAAATATGAGTAATTATTTTGGAAGAATGTATCAAGCAGATTATTTATCAGGGTTAATAGCGGGGAAAATGACAAAAACAAATAAAATAGGTTGCGTCGTTTCATTTCCTATTCCACAAATGGTAAGAGAAATTAATGCATTTACAATAGGTGCTAGACAGGTTAATCCCAAAGCAGAAGTTCATGTAGTATGGATAAATGCATGGTATGATCCAGTAAATGTAGCAATAGCAACAAATACGCTTATTGCAAATGGTGCAGATATAATATTTTCATTGATGGGTGAACCAACTGCAACAATTGAAGCAGCAAAGAAAGGTGTTTATTCAATTGGTTATTATTACGATAAATCAAGTTTTGCGCCAGATTATGTATTAACCTCCCGTGTTTTCAAATGGGGTGTTTTTTATGTGGATTGTATAAAGAAAGTTAAAGATGGAACATGGACAAATACACCATATTGGGGTGGTTTAAAGGAAGGAGTAGTTGATTTGGCTCCATTAGGTAAAATGGTTCCTGAAGATGTAAAAACATTGGTTGAACAAAAAAAGAAAGAAATTATCGAAGGAAAATATGACCCTTTTATGGGACCAATTTATGATCAACAAGGAAACTTAAGAGTGAAAGAAGGTGAAGAATTACCTGATGCTGAAAAGAAGAGTATCCAATGGTTTGTTCAAGGTGTAGTTGGTACTATTCCTCAAGGTGGAAGTTAA
- a CDS encoding DUF362 domain-containing protein has translation MYLKRVDKQGISNFLSETFAFFKDINFLNGERVLLYFDGYYNRKKDLSTYPDENLLKEIIKKLLSFGVQLRVGVSVVEYLPENIYSILKSFPIEIVSFMREGFVKVQHKKIVIGPERKGTEHTHRRVLSKLYLPQSYFWANSLITISKIKLHPFYIFEGATVGILSLTPSYTKVESLFYGANLTILGEALSEIISIINEKIKLIFLEGFSIFEGDEIKGNIKDLNVLLSSNDILSIDSVASVLVGLRPKENPIFNSISLRNLGENKLINIEIKGDKFDTLIRKVKFPTKRKKTLFSKTSFKINSILCTDCEICTEICPTSCIDLSNHIIDLKRCIACFECYLRCPEDAIEIK, from the coding sequence GTGTATTTAAAAAGAGTAGATAAGCAAGGAATTTCTAATTTTTTATCAGAAACATTTGCTTTTTTTAAAGATATAAATTTTCTTAATGGAGAAAGGGTTTTACTTTATTTTGATGGATATTATAATCGAAAAAAAGATTTATCAACTTATCCAGATGAAAATTTATTAAAAGAAATAATCAAGAAACTACTTTCTTTTGGAGTTCAACTTAGAGTCGGAGTTTCAGTTGTTGAATATCTTCCAGAAAATATCTATTCTATTTTAAAATCTTTCCCAATTGAGATAGTTTCATTTATGAGAGAGGGTTTTGTTAAAGTTCAACATAAAAAAATTGTTATTGGACCAGAAAGAAAAGGTACAGAACATACTCATAGAAGAGTTTTAAGCAAACTTTATCTTCCTCAGTCTTATTTTTGGGCAAACTCTTTAATTACAATATCAAAAATAAAACTTCATCCTTTTTATATTTTTGAAGGAGCAACGGTTGGAATTCTATCTTTAACACCATCCTATACAAAAGTTGAATCTCTTTTTTATGGTGCAAATTTAACAATTCTTGGTGAGGCTCTTTCAGAAATTATTTCAATTATAAATGAGAAAATAAAACTTATTTTTCTGGAAGGATTTAGCATTTTTGAAGGAGATGAAATAAAAGGAAACATAAAAGATTTGAATGTTTTATTATCGTCAAATGATATTTTATCAATTGATTCGGTGGCATCAGTTTTAGTTGGTTTAAGACCAAAAGAAAACCCAATTTTTAACTCAATTTCATTGAGAAATTTAGGTGAAAACAAATTAATAAATATTGAAATTAAGGGTGATAAATTTGATACATTAATTAGAAAAGTTAAATTTCCAACAAAAAGGAAAAAAACGTTATTTAGCAAAACATCTTTTAAAATAAATAGTATTTTATGCACAGATTGTGAAATTTGTACTGAAATTTGCCCAACATCTTGTATTGACTTATCAAATCACATAATTGATTTGAAGAGATGTATTGCTTGCTTTGAGTGTTATCTCCGATGTCCAGAAGATGCGATAGAAATTAAATAA
- a CDS encoding DegV family protein, with translation MEKIGLIVDTAGDIPREMVKEYNIVEVPFYLYFEGEENIVYKENETLTPEDFYKIMREKKKHPRTSQPNMEDYLKPMENLVEEGYKNILVMTLSSKFSGSMQSALLAKDEMKKRYPEVKVEIFDTKSATLGEGIQQIVAAKMIRKGTLTFDEILQKLTVIRDKTFVFFTVEDLYFFYLGGRLGKGSAFLGNIMNLKPIMQVKDGEVEPIEKVRGRKKSLIRIAELAKENIKSLDNLYIASPHADCPDDQLFLIEYFREITGYKGEIITRIMGTTIGAHPGPGTTGLCFFEENLEGVI, from the coding sequence ATGGAAAAGATAGGTTTAATTGTTGATACTGCAGGGGATATACCAAGAGAAATGGTTAAAGAATACAATATTGTTGAAGTTCCATTTTATCTTTATTTTGAAGGTGAAGAAAATATAGTTTATAAAGAAAATGAAACTCTAACACCAGAAGATTTCTATAAGATTATGAGAGAAAAGAAGAAACATCCAAGAACATCTCAACCAAATATGGAAGATTATCTTAAACCAATGGAAAATCTTGTTGAAGAAGGTTATAAAAATATTCTTGTTATGACTTTATCTTCAAAATTTAGTGGTAGTATGCAATCTGCTTTACTTGCAAAAGATGAAATGAAGAAAAGATATCCAGAGGTAAAAGTTGAAATATTTGATACTAAATCTGCAACCTTAGGTGAGGGAATACAACAAATTGTTGCAGCAAAAATGATTAGAAAGGGTACTTTAACATTTGATGAAATATTACAAAAACTTACAGTGATAAGGGATAAAACATTTGTCTTTTTTACGGTTGAAGATCTATATTTCTTTTATCTTGGAGGGAGATTGGGAAAAGGGAGTGCTTTTCTTGGAAACATAATGAACCTTAAACCAATAATGCAAGTAAAAGATGGCGAGGTTGAACCAATTGAAAAAGTGAGAGGAAGAAAAAAATCACTTATAAGAATTGCTGAACTTGCAAAAGAGAATATAAAAAGTTTAGATAATCTATATATTGCATCACCACATGCAGATTGTCCAGATGATCAACTATTCTTAATTGAATATTTTAGAGAGATAACTGGGTACAAAGGAGAAATTATTACAAGAATTATGGGAACAACAATTGGTGCCCATCCAGGACCTGGTACAACAGGATTGTGTTTTTTTGAAGAAAATTTAGAAGGAGTTATTTAA
- a CDS encoding coenzyme F420-0:L-glutamate ligase codes for MKKLLSSIYQGYVFSLLRKGKEDILLNKLKKGNRNFFTPKVYEIFGNLLIKNNEFYFAETILKEGIQKFKNGKGIYRTLSQLYLRRGETQKAIDVIKEAKENNKEVYWYNLVLGDLYYYEKKDLNLALKEYEELLNRNDVPLNEDIKSPARYLFKRLSRIYFEKKDYDKALIYYKKFYDLKPSNFYEKDFLYFGEVLYNLGKRDDAIKIWKEGIQRRRGNIIKSGVKKYGIDLGEVEKIEFKEGAIRIPVKTSLITERTDFFKEIEEKTKDILKNGDIITIASSVAAIADGRVFSVETIKPSIFAILLSKFVSRNKNNPFATTAPLSNPYAMQIAIEEAGLIKILFAAFLGFLGKIFGKRGIFYIIAGKIVTQIDDMPASMPPYDYYVISGVHNSKEFLEKIKKITGCEACIVDANDLGIAWVVDSTENVDKKFVEKVLSDNPQGNEDFQTPIVIIRKNTL; via the coding sequence GTGAAAAAATTGCTTTCTTCTATATATCAAGGTTATGTTTTTTCTCTTTTAAGAAAGGGAAAAGAAGATATTTTATTAAATAAATTAAAAAAGGGAAATAGAAATTTTTTTACTCCAAAAGTTTATGAAATATTTGGAAATCTACTTATAAAAAATAATGAATTTTATTTTGCTGAAACAATTTTAAAAGAAGGGATTCAAAAATTTAAAAATGGTAAAGGAATTTACAGAACACTTTCTCAACTCTATTTAAGAAGGGGTGAAACCCAAAAAGCAATTGATGTTATTAAAGAGGCAAAAGAGAACAATAAAGAAGTGTATTGGTATAACCTTGTCCTTGGAGATCTCTACTATTATGAAAAAAAAGATTTAAATTTGGCTCTAAAAGAGTACGAAGAATTGCTTAATAGAAACGATGTTCCGTTAAATGAAGATATAAAATCTCCTGCAAGATATCTTTTTAAAAGATTGTCAAGGATTTACTTTGAAAAGAAAGATTATGATAAAGCACTTATATATTATAAAAAATTCTATGATTTAAAACCATCAAACTTTTATGAAAAAGACTTTTTATATTTTGGTGAAGTTCTTTATAATCTTGGTAAGAGAGATGATGCAATAAAAATTTGGAAGGAAGGAATTCAAAGAAGAAGAGGAAATATAATAAAAAGTGGTGTTAAAAAATATGGAATTGATTTAGGAGAAGTTGAAAAAATTGAATTTAAAGAGGGGGCAATAAGAATTCCAGTTAAAACATCATTAATTACTGAAAGAACAGATTTTTTTAAAGAGATAGAAGAGAAGACAAAAGATATCTTAAAAAATGGAGATATAATAACAATTGCTTCTAGTGTTGCTGCAATAGCAGATGGTAGAGTTTTCTCTGTTGAAACAATTAAACCTTCAATTTTTGCAATTCTTTTATCAAAATTTGTTTCAAGAAACAAAAACAATCCATTTGCAACAACTGCTCCATTATCTAACCCATATGCAATGCAAATTGCTATTGAAGAAGCAGGATTAATAAAAATTTTATTTGCTGCATTTTTAGGATTTTTAGGAAAAATTTTTGGAAAAAGAGGAATATTTTATATTATTGCTGGAAAAATAGTAACTCAAATAGATGATATGCCAGCCTCAATGCCTCCATATGATTATTATGTAATTTCAGGAGTACATAATTCAAAAGAGTTTTTAGAGAAAATAAAAAAAATTACTGGATGTGAGGCTTGTATAGTTGATGCAAATGACCTTGGAATAGCATGGGTTGTTGACTCAACTGAAAATGTTGATAAAAAATTTGTTGAAAAAGTTTTATCTGATAATCCTCAAGGAAATGAAGATTTTCAAACTCCAATTGTTATAATTAGAAAGAATACTCTGTAA
- the tmk gene encoding dTMP kinase → MRNYLSKIGGFFITFEGIDGCGKSTQARLLAENLNSLGVDTFWTKEPGGTEIGKMIREILLKFNGEIDTLTEFLLFASDRSAHVKEIIKELSKGKVVISERFKDSSIAYQGYGGGLSINFIERIHREISILEPDLTILLDIAPTTSLKRVKDPDRIEKKGIDYLDRVRNGYLILSKIYKNRYVIFDGEKEKDTLSKEIFEVVKERITEYSF, encoded by the coding sequence ATGCGTAATTATCTTTCCAAAATAGGTGGTTTTTTTATTACATTTGAAGGAATTGATGGGTGTGGTAAATCAACACAAGCGCGTCTTCTTGCTGAAAATTTAAATTCTTTAGGAGTAGATACATTTTGGACAAAAGAACCAGGTGGAACAGAAATTGGTAAAATGATAAGAGAGATTCTTTTAAAATTTAATGGAGAAATAGATACATTAACTGAGTTTCTTCTTTTTGCATCTGATAGAAGTGCGCATGTAAAAGAGATAATAAAAGAGCTAAGTAAAGGAAAAGTTGTAATTTCAGAGAGATTTAAAGACTCTTCAATTGCTTATCAGGGATATGGTGGTGGACTTTCAATTAATTTTATTGAGAGAATTCATAGAGAAATATCAATTTTAGAACCAGATTTAACAATTTTATTAGATATAGCCCCAACAACTTCTCTTAAGAGAGTAAAAGATCCTGATAGAATTGAAAAGAAAGGTATTGATTATCTTGATAGAGTAAGAAATGGATATCTTATTCTCTCAAAAATTTATAAAAATAGATATGTAATTTTTGATGGCGAAAAAGAAAAAGACACTTTATCAAAAGAAATTTTTGAAGTTGTAAAAGAGCGAATTACAGAGTATTCTTTCTAA